tttcaatctttccttagatgacagtcctgccatcccagggatcaatctcgtgaacctacgctgcactgcctcaattacaaggatgtccttccacaaattaggagaccaaaactgtacacaatactccagatgtggtcttattagggccctatacaactgcagaagaacctctttactcctatactgaaatcctcttgtaatgaaggccaacatgccattagctgaaggccaacatgccattagctgaaggccaacatgctattagctgaaGGACACCATTCCATTAGCTGAAGGACACCATGCCATtagctgaaggccaacatgccatcagagtATCCTCTCATACTTGGTCATTAACAATCCTCTGTTCTTCTACCACTCACACACACTGGTGGCCAATTAACTCAATCACCGGGTCATCTttgtgatgtgagaggaaactggagcatctgagaGAAACCCACATTATAAAAGGGAGAACCTGCATCCTCCACAGTGACTGCACTGGAGGCCAGCATTGAGTCCAGATTACtagaactgtgaggcagctgcactgCCTACTGCACCACAATGCTGCCTCATGCACTCTACATTGTGGGAAAAATGAGAAGTCAGTAAAGGAATAAGTTAATGGCGCCAATGGATTATGTGGCCTCAACCTTTGTGCTCCATCATTTTGTCTTTTATTGGAGGTGCTTGTAAGTTCCAATAACAGTCAGCCCACATCTTTATCAGCATGTGTAACTTAATTGCAAAGCTATCTCAGATGCATGACACGGTGCATTTGGCATAATGTTGGCATCTACTAGCAGTTTACAATGATCATTATAATCATTCCTTGTTCTGAATTACACGACATGAAATTAATTTTAAAGGAGAAATTCATCTTTGGTTGCAACTGCTGGTTTTGCTTCCTCACCTTTGGAGTCAATGGCTCAAATGTGTTTAGCACCAATGTCAACAGATGTACATCGTTATTTAATATGGCCCATTTTATAATTCATTGTAGTTTTTCTTTTACTCTGTATACAGGATAACTGCAATGAATGGATTCTAAAAGCAACCAGGGGAAAGGTAAGAAAACAGcaggaagaaaaataaaatgaaatgtgtTATAGGTAGGTGATTGAATCTTGCAATATATACTTTAGACAAATCACTAAAATTAAAATTAGCCTTCTAAAGATTTGATCTTTGTATTGATGACCAATGCAAAATGTACAATGCAAAGTGCCTCatataatattttttatttctttcTCCTTGAGGCTAATTACATAGTGACTATTATCATAATGAATCATCATATTTAGAACATGGATCCAAATAGATTTCAGCTAAACTCCTGACagttgcagtttttttcctccaaAGTTGAGCCTGCTAGAACATTAGTTAAAGAATATCTCATCTCAGTTTCATGGGTCTGACACACCCTTTAATATTGAATATCCGTGTAAAAGTGTGTGAATGTGGTCTTATATAAAACATATGATTTGGTTCACTTCACTGAAggcagggcagcactgtggcgcaacggtagagattctgccttactgtgccagaaacctgggttcgatcccgactgagggtgctgtctgtacagagcatgtgaccacaggggttttctctgggtgctccagtttcgttcCATGcttcaaagacgtgtaggtttgaaggttagttggcttctgtgagTAGGATGCAACTctaggatgacatagaactagagtatggATGAACATTGGTCGGCACTGGCACGGtggttcataataataataaaaaatcctttattcgtccctcaacggggaaatttgcagggttacagcagcaaagtggatagcaaaaataaataagcattcattaaaaaataaaataacagtaatgatctttatttactggtctgctgggagcagtgctgattgtgcagtctgatggcagcaggaagaaaggaccttcgatatctctccttcatacacttggggtgaagtagtctgtcactgaaggagctgctcagtgtcctgcatggggtgggagtcgttgtccagcagtgatgatagctttgccatcatcctcctctctcccaccgcctgcactgagtcgagggggcatcccaggacagagctggccttcttgaccagtttatcaagtctcttcctgtcagcagttgagatgctgctgctccagcagaccacgccttttaaaatggctgatgcaaccacagtgtcgaagaaggttctcaggagtgccccctgcactccaaaggacccaagtctcctcagcaggtacagtctgctctggcctttcttatacagtgcattaagattatcagtccagttcagtttattgttcaggtaaacacccaggtacttataagtgtccactctctcaatgtccattccctggatgttcactggtgtcgAGGGGGTGTGGcggcgcctgcggaaatccaccaccatctccctggttttccccgcgttgatctgtAGGCgcttccgctggcaccagtccacaaagtcctggGTCAGTTCTCTGTGCTCTCTGTCATCGtcatctgtgatgaggccgacgatggcaaagTCGGCCTCATcattcgaagggcctatttccacactgtacctctactgATCTGCAGGAGAATTGTACCCGTCAAGAAGTTGATAAGCCTAATTTGGTTGAAAATAAGTGCTCCAATTTGGGACAGAACTTTGGCTTTTTTTTCTCCAAGAGGTTTGCAGGTCTTTAGAGCTTTCTTCCTCAGGAGATTGTGGGAGAATTCTTGAACATTTCTGGGGTGGAGATGGATGAATGTTTGATAGACAAATTGATTAAAGAATACCATAAGTAGACTTGAATAATAAGTTGAGGATTATaatcagatcaaccatgatcttattaaatagtGGAGCAATTTGGTGGATGGGATGACTGACTATCAGACAAGGGAGCCATTCATGGCCACAATGGGAAGGTGGAGACCGAGGTTAAATTACTGGACACCTGATCACTGCATGTAAAATGGAAATTAATAGACCAGATTTATCATGTCTAATCTGGATGAAATAGTGTCAATTGCCTTTGTGTCTACAGTAAAGTTTGTTTGTGCCTGCTTAAAATCTGGAAATAAGTAACTTGTGCCGACTGCAGGACCTTTAATAGGAAATGTAAGTACAGTATAAATGAACTGATACCTTGCTTGAAATGAGGCTTCATGTTGCAGGCTGAGCAGAAGCTCTGTTCAGAAACTCGGCCCCGttgacataaggtcataaggtcgtaagtgataggagcagaattaggccattcggcccatcaagtctactccgccattcaatcatggctgatctatctctccctcctaaccccattctcctgccttctccccataaccctctcaCACAGGAGAATGATGTCCAGAATACTCATTGCCCAGAGAGTACTGACAGAGGACAATCCTTCGCTCCAACTCAGGCAATGCAAGCTGGAGATGCTGTGGATGGTGAAGGGAGAAAGGTTGAGGCTGTTCAAGGTTTGTTGGAACCATTAAGGGCAAATCAGTGGCCTGGTTTGTGGACCAGCATGCCTATTACAAAAAAAACCACGCTGGTCTCTTGACTTTTAAAAACCCGAGGGactgagctgtcgggagaggttgaccaggctcgggcttaataataatatattcctttattcgtcccacaccggggaaatttacagtgttacagcagcaaagtggatagcaagagagcaagagatcattcattataaatacataaaagatacataaattgtcctcagttttctgtgtgttcgtagctgttattgttgactagtCTGCTGGGAACAGTTCAGGTTgtgaagtctcacagcagcgggaaggaaggacctcctatatctctccttcactcacttggggtgaaggagtccgtcactgaaggagctactcagtgcagtgacagagtcctgcatgggatgggagtcgttgtccagcagcgctgttagctttgccatcatcttcctctctcccaccgcctgcactgagtcgagggggcaacccaggacagagctggccttcctgaccagcttgttgagtctcttcccttccgccgctgagatgctgctgctccagcagaccattccatagaaaatggccgatgcaaccaccgtgttgtagaaggtccttaggagtgcccactccaaagacgtacaggtacgtaggttaattggcttggtaaatgtaaaaattgtgtgtagtgggtataggatagtgttaatgtgcggggatcgctgggcggcgcagacccggtgggctgaagggcctgtttctacactatatctcaaaatctaaaatctaaaaaaataaaaataaataaaaggaccTGAGTCCTCCTCACAGATAAagcctgctctggccctttctgtatagcgcttcagtgttttcagtccagcccagtttattgttgaggtggacacccaggttcttataagaatccaccctctcgatgtccattccctggatgttcaccggtgtcgggaggacctggctgcgcctgcagaaatcctttattccttgtagcgtggtaggatgaggggtgatgttatagaggtgtacaaaatcatgagaggaatagatcgggtaaatgcagagtcttttgcccagagtggggggattgagaactggagggcacaggtttaaggtgaggagggaaagacttaatgggaacctgaggggtaacattttcacacaaaggacggtgggtgcatggaatgagcagtTGGacgaggtacttgaggcaggtactattgcaatttttaacaacatttagacagatacatggacagggtgggtttcgagagatatgggccaaaagtcagcaggtggggctggtgtagatggggtatgttggttggcgtgggcaagttgggctgaggggcctgtttccgcactattatTCTATAACATCTTGCATCTTTCTTTTATTCTCCCCTTAAGATCAATCAGGCCAAGATTCCTCAGAAGAAAAGGTAAGGAAACAGAAAAGATTTAAAGCAGGAAGAAATGTTAAAAATCAACATTCAGAAAATTAATCTTACACAAAACAAGAAATAACATCTTTTGTTCCCCTTCTTTATTTTAGGAGAAAAAGTATGAGTTGTTTGCAATTTGGCACCACGTTGGGGGATTTGGTGGTGGACACTATTACGCTGAAATTAAATCAGTTGCTGATGGTAACTGGTACTGCTTTAATGACAGAACTGTTGAGCAGGTAACTATGTCAGCAAAGTAAGAATCTCCAGGGTATTAATAAATAGCACGTCTCTCACTTCTTGGAAAGAGTGGAGTAGAATTAGACAGCCAAATGATCTGAAGCTGTCATGAAGTATTTTTGGTTTATGTTCTGGAATTTCAAAAATGGAGAGAGAATATCACCTGGAAATTAATGGATCAGTTAATGGCAGAAAGCTTGTAGAGTctgcagactttagactttagagatacagtgtggaaggcccttaagcccacctagtccacgccgtcCAACGATCActgcatacactagcactatcctacacacttaggatgatttacagaaaccaattggcctacaaacctgtacatctttggagtgtcgtaGGAATCCAGAACAAcccgagaaatcccacgcggtcacggggaaaatgtacaaactccatacagacagcacctatattcaggattgaacccgggtctctgatgctgtaaggcaacaaatctacttctgcatcactgtgccaccctattattTTGCTCCAAAATGGGCAGATGAAATAGGGCCAGGACAGTAGGCTTTAATGATGGTGGTATTTACCTTCAATTTATCTTCAACATCTGGAATTGACATTGTACCAGAATCATACCACACGATGCAAGTTCTTACAGGCATCGCATCCATTTTCATTTGCGAGCCCAGGTCTAATTGACAGTCCCAAAGTAATCCAATTCTTATTGAAGGAGTGACGTCAAAATTGACACTGGGGCAAAACAGTTCAGTTGTGGACTTATCATTGCAAACCTTAGTATGCCTGAAGACTGAGGCTTCAGCTGCTATTGAACTAGTGTTACATCTTGTAACAGCAAAGGACAATGTGCCACCTGGGATCAAGATAAGGCTCAGGGTTTTGAAAATGGAGCGAGCCGACAGGTGAAGGCCCAATTGACTCCTGATAGAAGTGGGATCTAGCCACACACTGGAAGATCAGAGGCTGGGAAGGAGGAGCAGTGGGAATTTTAGAGGTCAGCATGGAAAGGATTGTGCCATAGTTGATATCAGCCTTGTATTTACTACCTCTAATACATCTTACAGTCCAGATTGAGCAACCAAGAGGAAGTGAGCATAGCTCAGAGCACAATGCAAGCATTATGTACTTTCCCCTTTACATTATATATTTATAATGTAAAATACATTGTATACATTATGTATTTTCTCCATATTGCGTATTTTTCAATAATCACTACATTAATTGTATCAAGATTTGTAACCCTCATGAGTTTTTTTTGTTCCCATTTTACATGCTATTTGTGAATATCGTTGATCATGATCTTCCTTTAAGAGGGGAAAGGACATTTCTCTGAGGTAAAGATGATATTCATCTATCCCGTAGTCTGCAATGTATTTTTGAATTGTAATAAATATTGTTATGTGATTTCTGCAAGAGGCTTGACATAACTCACTAAAATAACATAAGGCCGTAAATATAGGATGGATGTGCTTATAATATAACGGGATGTTTAAAATACAGAAGAAAATTAATAATTAACTCAGATGGCAGAGTAAATCGTAAAGCTAAGGAAATGGGAAGTGAAATAATTTAATATGAACAATATACATATTAATTCAAATTTGAAAAGAAATGGGACATATTTTGTTCCATCCTATTTTGCAGGTCCAAAACAGCCTACTTGATTATGTACAGAGTGCCAGAAACAAACAGCATATCAGGTTTGGTGATGTGTCGAATTCAATTCAGTAATTGTTTTATCCAACTAAGTAATTTATTTACAGAATACCACGTGTTAAACCCACGAGTTGAAGTTtcatttttatgtttaaaaaaaccccccaatattttattttccttctcacctcaaaatTTGAGGTGCCATAACTTTCTGCACCAGTTCTCCACCACAGAGTGAATTCTATGTTCTGCGCCTTTCCAACTAAGgatgggtggagcccacaatggcccattgttggctatgggaaAGTGATAACGAGTCATACAAACAGTGAATCTACGCAGGAACTAgtacgacaactagggtgggggagggacggagagagaggagatgcgaaggttacctgaagttagagatttCAATATTCTTaccgctaggttgtaagctgcccaagcgaaatatgaggtgctattcctccaatttgcatctgGCCTCACTctcacagtggaggaggcccaggccagaaaggtcagtgtgggaatgggaaggagagtttaaGTATTTggccaccgggaggtcaggtaggccaaggcggactgagcaaaggtgttcagcgaaaccagtCTGCGattgtctcgccgatatataggagtccacacctggaacagctgatACAATAGACGTTGGAGTCGAAGCaggtgagcctctgcctcacctgaaaggactgtcggggtctttggacggagtcgagggaggaggtatagggacaaatGATTCATCTCCTGCCATTGCTGGGGAagctacctggggagggggtggtttgggtgggaagagatgagttaaccagggagttgtggagggaacaatgtctgtggaaagcagaaaggggtggaaatgggaagatgtggctcgtgtggaatcccgttggaggtggtgaaaatgttaagAGGATTATGTGCTTTGTGCAATGGTTgaaagggtgaaaggtgaggactagggggactagaTTGCCTGCAAACCCTCATTAAAGAGGCTCACACCTAAAGAGCTCCTCTATTAATGATTTCCTCAAAATTTAATTAATTGTTTGCTGTTTGCTGTTTGCTGTAGACCTTGAGCACTGCTTTATTTGTCCATTTTTTACTACCCAACAGCAGCTGAAGACTCAGATGACTGGACAATCCCTGTTCGAGTCCATTGCAAGATTAATAAATCAACTGCTTACTTGTTTGACAACTTCGCCTCAAGAAAGTGAGTCTGTTTTTCTtgcatgatcttatagagattacTAAGAGAAGGAGAATGTTTGATTAATGCCGTTTTGTCAAGGGTTTCAAATGAACTGTGAGAAGAAGGCGAGGAGGGCATAAGGCCAGACAATGTAGAATTAACTGCTTTAGGAGAAAGAGatggaggtgcaggaggaggaggcaggcacaatagtggcatttaaaaggcttttggataggcacatggatatgcaggggctgGGTTgacatggatcacttgcaggctggAAAGATTGGTttcacctggcatcatgtttggcatgcacATTGTGTGTTAAattgcctgttcctgtactgtataacaatataacagtataacagagctttatttgtcgttcggtaccgaagtaccgaacgaaactacatagcagtcatagaaagaaaaaaaagaaaaaaaagaacacaagacacataaccccaacacaaacgtccatcacagtgactccaaacaccccctcactgtgatggaggcaacaaaacttccactctcttccccacgcccacggacagacagctcgtccccgaccgacccgcacagtccccgcaccgggcgctgaaaagtctcgcggccgaaccgggcgatgaaaggcccgcgaccaagctttgcgcagctaagtcccgtggtcgagccgcaccgggcgatgtcaagtccgcagccgagccgcaccagcgatgaaaagccccgcagccgagctgcaccgggcgatgttaagccccgcggccgagccgcaccagcggtgaaaagtcccgcagccgagctgcaccgggcgatgttaagccccgcggccaagccgcaccgggatgtaaagtccagcggccaagccgcaccgggatgtaaagtccagcggccaagccgcaccgggtgatgtaaagtccagcggccaagccgcaccggaatgtaaagtccagcggccaagccgcaccgggtgatgtaaagtccagcggccgagccgcagcgggcgatgttaggccccgcagccgagccgcaccccgcgccgtgaggaagagaaaagtcccgtccccccccacccacccacccacaccaccaccccttcccacacatacacaaccaaaaaaatatatataaaaaccatcccaacaccgacacacaacaaaaaaagggaaaaaaaagacggacagactgctagtcagccgctgccgttaggcgccgccacgtgatgatgtaaagtccagcggccaagccgcaccgggatgtaaagtccagcggttgttgagtttagtttaatttggagatacaccatggaaacaggctctttggcccactgagtccacgccaaccagcgatccccacacactaacactatcctccagaaacaaggaacaatttataattttaccaagccattagCCTACAAATTTGACGAAGGGTCGCAAGGTCACcgttcctgagttactccagctttttgtgtctatcttcaggctacaaacctgtccatcttaggactatgggaggaaattgtagcacctggagaaatcccacgcaggtcacagggagaacatacaaactccatacagacagcaccgtagttaggattgatcccggatctctggcactgtaaggtagcaactttaccgctgtgccaccatgctgccccttctATATTCTATGCTGCATTTACTTTTCCATCATGGACAGGTACCAATGTAAACTCTGCCTCAGCCCATGTTACACCTTCAGGGGAAGTGGAATAAAGCAGGCTCCATGACAAGCATCAGGAAAAATGCAATAATCTGTGCTTGTGTGCTTAACTTGAAgttgtttttttgttgcatttgcaACCATGTGTTCTGAATTCACACTTTCAAACAACCATTCCAGATTAGCTCAGTCCTCAAATGAACAGCCATTGATAAAAATACATTCTGAATGTTTTCCAACAATAATACCACTGTATAAAAATGACCAGGAAGGGCTTAAAGCATTTGTCGAATAAATGAAAGACATGATCATGTTATCTCCTTTGACTGCATTTGTGCAAACATTCTACTGATCAAAATATGGAAACCAAGATTTTCTATTTACACAGAAAACAGTAATTGTTTTAACACTGTTTTCCAGGAAATTGTCAACTACAAAAAGTCgtggcagaagatataaaaatgTATTAGTAGGTGCCACTCAAAACTGGACATTGAAACGAGGGAATTAGCCTCATAAAATGATTAAATATTATTGCTTATGTGGAATTGCTGCTTTTAAAAATTAAGATATCTATGAAAATgaagatgatttaaaaaaattgtatgtATATATTCAAAAGTGAGATTTAAAATAAAAGTCTGCTTTCTGTAATTATCAATTTTCTTCTTTGACCACTGTACAAATGGTACAGCAAAACATTGACTGGTTCAATTTCCACAGTGTTGTTTACCCAAGTTGTATCCAAATGTTGCCCTGATTTTTAATGACAGGAAATCATTCTTAATCTTGAACTTCTCACTTTCTTGAGATCAGTCCTTTGCGAATGTCAACAGCTGATACCAAATCTCCTGAAATAAATGCAAATAGAACATATGCTCCTCGAATCAAGTGgctgattttttttcctgttCATACTTTTGATATTGAAtatccagagacccagattcaatcctgacctcagatactATCTGTGTAGACTTCacatattctctctgtgactgtgtgggtttctctgaTTCATAGAatgtgggttagtaggttaattggtcaaccGTAAATGTgtgaattgtccttggtgtgcagATGAGTGGCACAATCAGAGTGGAGGtgatgagagacacaaaaagctggagcaactcaacgggtcagacagcacctctggagagaggtatctcagagatgctgtctgacctgttgagttaagccagctttttgtgtctatcgcagagttgatgagaatgtgaggagaataaaaatgTGATtggtgtgggattagtgtaaaataGGTAATATATGGTCGACATGCACttggtgaaccaaagggcctgtttccaaactatatGTATCCATGGCTCTATGATTAAAACTGTGCAGTTGACAATTCGTATCTTAATGTCTTGGGTAACTCCTACTCCaccaatattccttcctctgtcTTCACAATTTGGACCTTTTCTATCCTTATACTTTTTgcctcttcatctctggcctttgtccaaccatcttcctcacctgtatccacctatcgcttcctagactttgtcctgccctcacctcACTTTCAGCTTTcttgccccccaccccacctggcTACGGGTGttggaagttatggggagaaggcaggagaatggggttaggagagagagatagatcagccattattgaatggtggagtattgatgggccaaatgtcctatttctgctcctatcacttatgaacaatcagactgaagaaaggtcccgacccaaaccttcacttttccatgttctccagcaatgctgcctgactccacagtcaaaaaggcccaacagaggatgtacttcctgctgcagctgaggaaacacaatctgccacaggcaatgatggtccaattctatactgctatcattgagtccatcctcaccttctccattattgtccggtttggctcagccaccaatcacgacatccggaggttgcaacggatcgttcgcacagctgagaagattgttggctgcaaccttccccccattgacgaactgtacactgcaagggccaggatgcaaccgggcaagatcatctctgacccctctcaccctggccacaaactctttgaagcacttccctctggaaggcgactccggactgtcaaagcagccacagccagacataaaaacagctttttttccacgagtagtagttctactcaataaccaaagtctgtagtctcttttttgctctggtttattttcacccacatgtttagactgtcatgttctatccttattgttttgatgtggttatgctttattcgtaattgttaactgtgtgtttgtgttgtcatttgtgagcagagcaccaaggcacattccttgtatatgcacatacttggccaataaacattttcaattcactgagtgactccagtgctttgcatcttttttggtaaactagcatctgcagttcctcgtgtcatcATTCCATGGAGCCCAGGAAGTCCTGCAGACCCAGGCATCTCTGGCAGGAAGCAGTAATTGATGTTAAGTTGAGGAGAAGAATCAAGGACATGGACTGAATGTCAGAGGAATTTTATTGATTTCACACATGTATCTAAGGGCAAGGATCCCCTCCCAATCCAATCTCCCATCAGCTGCACGTCCATCCTCACACTCTGGCTCAGCACTCTCACTCACTTAATGCAAAGAGTAGtagtaaacggatccttttcagaatggcaggcagtgacgagtggagtgccacaaggctcggtgttggggccgcaactattcaccatatatattaatgatttggaagaaggaatcagaagtaacaccagcaagtttgcagatgacacaaagctgggtggcagcgtgaactgcgaagaggatgttagggggttgcagggtgacctggacaggttgagtgagtgggcacatgcatggccgatgcagtgtgaggttatccaatgtgaggttatccactttggcggcaaaaacaaggaggcagattattatctcaatggtgtcagaaccaggggccacagtcttagaataaaggggaggccattaaaactgaggtgagaaggaacctgaagagggatatgggccaaatgcagcctagtcggacgagtgtagatggggcttgttggtcattgtggaaaagttgggttgaagggtccGTTTCTACACTATGACTCTGAAGACCTTTATTGAGGTCCTTCATGAtaggctagtctggaaggtgAGATCACATGGAATTAAGCTAACTAATTGAATACAAAATTAGcttggtggaaggagtcagagggtggtagtaGAGGGTTTTTATTCAGGTGGAAGGCTTGTGACTGGTGGTATGTCACAGAGGTCAgtgtgggtccactgttgttcatCATCGAAATAATGCTTTGGATGAcaatgttcataaggtcataagaaataggagtagaattaggccattcggctcatcaagtctactccgccattcaataatggctgatctatctctccctcctaagctcaacttaactcaactcaactcaacatcaTATCCAAACATGTCTTTCACAACCTCCTCTCTTCCAAGACTCACCCCTGATATTTTCATCCATCaattgaatttaaagatggaattAAAGATCCATGGAATCATATCTAAAATTGTTCTTTCTAActttgtaacccttgctttccctctctctccatccctccccatcccacttctccaactagtttcactgtcct
The genomic region above belongs to Rhinoraja longicauda isolate Sanriku21f chromosome 13, sRhiLon1.1, whole genome shotgun sequence and contains:
- the LOC144599250 gene encoding ubiquitin carboxyl-terminal hydrolase 47-like isoform X4: MINKLHTAMEPEQNILKFYQINMVQSLKCSWCTSHIQIDCPFLDLPLLIHSANSSRKFEHLEMALREFLKEQTMEDDNACYCDSCNTKTKTKIRYYFNHLPRILTFQLKRVNIDGFRMRYQKINDYVTLPLSIEFNKSQDNCNEWILKATRGKENDVQNTHCPESTDRGQSFAPTQAMQAGDAVDGEGRKVEAVQDQSGQDSSEEKEKKYELFAIWHHVGGFGGGHYYAEIKSVADGNWYCFNDRTVEQRGKDISLRSKTAYLIMYRVPETNSISAAEDSDDWTIPVRVHCKINKSTAYLFDNFASRKKLSTTKSRGRRYKNVLVGATQNWTLKRGN